Proteins from one Candidatus Desulfovibrio trichonymphae genomic window:
- a CDS encoding lactate utilization protein produces the protein MALADFVNQQLVETFTAKATAVNAMVQELPSMAAALQYVVDVCESKQPAGLHKQPTRVKRIVAAPDLNDVDLAALSKSCEKKGFLCIRDGLRRYVAGFDVGITQARLGGKRHLHGEYG, from the coding sequence ATGGCCCTTGCAGATTTCGTCAACCAGCAACTCGTGGAGACTTTCACCGCCAAAGCAACGGCAGTCAACGCCATGGTGCAGGAGCTTCCGTCGATGGCGGCGGCACTGCAGTATGTGGTGGACGTTTGTGAAAGCAAACAGCCTGCAGGACTTCATAAACAGCCCACGCGCGTCAAGCGGATAGTGGCCGCTCCGGATTTGAACGACGTGGATCTCGCCGCGCTGTCCAAATCCTGTGAAAAAAAGGGGTTTCTTTGCATTCGCGACGGACTGCGCCGATATGTGGCCGGTTTTGACGTGGGTATTACCCAAGCAAGGCTGGGCGGCAAGCGGCACCTGCATGGTGAATACGGATAA
- the nadD gene encoding nicotinate (nicotinamide) nucleotide adenylyltransferase gives MSRHGRAILGGSFNPPHIGHLRLAVEAHEALNGLIDGVDLTPCALPPHKAAGNLLPFGLRAAMLEAAVSDLPFLRCNRLESRREGIAYTWDMLTACRAALPGTDFYFLLGAPDFALLPTWFRGLELPSLCHFVVAPRGGMAENEFVATVVRLWPDAEERPSLLPRGRCLALPGGGRAYFLPLPCLNVSASDIRERWLNGRSVAYLVPRTVLRLLDGARAVAADRWQTME, from the coding sequence ATGAGCAGACACGGCCGCGCTATATTGGGCGGCTCTTTCAACCCACCGCACATAGGACATTTGCGCCTTGCCGTCGAAGCGCACGAAGCTCTGAATGGCTTGATTGACGGTGTGGATTTGACACCATGCGCTTTGCCGCCCCACAAGGCCGCCGGCAATCTACTGCCGTTCGGGCTGCGTGCCGCCATGCTGGAGGCGGCTGTGTCCGATCTGCCATTTTTGCGCTGTAATCGTTTGGAATCACGCAGGGAAGGGATCGCCTACACATGGGATATGCTGACCGCCTGTCGAGCTGCACTGCCGGGAACGGATTTTTATTTTTTGCTCGGCGCTCCAGACTTTGCCCTGCTTCCAACATGGTTTCGGGGTTTGGAACTGCCTTCGCTCTGCCATTTTGTTGTGGCGCCGCGCGGCGGCATGGCGGAAAACGAATTTGTCGCCACAGTCGTCAGACTGTGGCCGGATGCGGAAGAACGCCCTTCCCTGCTGCCGCGTGGCCGTTGTTTGGCGTTGCCCGGCGGCGGGCGGGCGTATTTTTTGCCTTTGCCCTGCCTCAATGTGAGTGCTTCAGACATACGTGAGCGCTGGCTCAATGGTCGCAGTGTCGCCTATCTTGTTCCACGGACGGTATTGCGGCTTTTGGACGGCGCCCGCGCGGTTGCGGCAGATCGCTGGCAAACGATGGAGTAA
- the rsmI gene encoding 16S rRNA (cytidine(1402)-2'-O)-methyltransferase gives MPLTSPRLWVVATPLGNPGDLSPRARYVLETADVILAEDTRRAAQLCARHGIHARNFLSFYEHNEEQRAEEALRLLRAGRSLALISDGGTPLVADPGYRLVRACRKEGITVSPLPGPCAPAVALSAAGLPPLPFTFLGFLPRNAAGQKALFAAFAATPGALVFFERKDRLKVSLALALTVLGPREMAVCRELTKTHEEFILTRLEKSAELSDGLLGELTIVIGPPEQTERTSVEEVRLLVNLEAEPGDKPRALARRLQRLTCGWSRKELYSLILDNKN, from the coding sequence ATGCCTTTGACTTCTCCTCGTCTCTGGGTGGTGGCCACACCGCTTGGCAACCCTGGTGATTTATCGCCGAGGGCACGCTACGTTCTGGAAACAGCGGATGTGATCCTGGCGGAAGACACGCGCCGAGCGGCGCAGCTTTGTGCCCGGCACGGCATTCATGCCCGGAATTTTTTAAGTTTTTACGAACACAATGAAGAACAACGAGCCGAAGAAGCCCTGCGTCTGCTCAGGGCAGGACGCTCGCTCGCGCTGATTTCCGACGGGGGCACGCCGCTTGTGGCGGACCCAGGCTATCGTCTGGTGCGGGCCTGCCGCAAAGAGGGCATAACGGTTTCTCCGCTGCCTGGGCCGTGCGCCCCTGCGGTAGCCCTTTCCGCTGCTGGTCTCCCCCCGCTTCCCTTTACCTTTCTGGGTTTTCTCCCCCGCAACGCCGCCGGGCAAAAGGCGCTGTTCGCGGCTTTTGCCGCAACGCCGGGTGCTCTTGTCTTTTTTGAACGCAAAGACAGACTCAAGGTAAGCCTCGCGCTCGCGCTGACTGTTCTTGGCCCCCGAGAGATGGCTGTCTGTCGTGAATTGACCAAAACACACGAGGAATTTATACTCACGCGGCTGGAAAAGAGCGCGGAGCTGTCGGACGGCCTGTTGGGCGAGTTGACCATTGTCATTGGTCCGCCGGAACAGACGGAACGCACTTCAGTGGAAGAAGTGCGCCTCCTGGTCAACCTGGAAGCAGAGCCGGGCGACAAGCCCCGCGCTCTGGCACGACGGCTGCAACGGCTGACATGCGGCTGGAGTAGGAAAGAGCTCTATTCCTTGATTTTAGACAACAAAAACTGA
- a CDS encoding 4'-phosphopantetheinyl transferase family protein, translated as MNAQNAAQILILGAPQPQLAPDALHALCARLETALAPRLAPEQCHHISRFSTVSATGMQQRCSRLLARALLFTGLASDRGDRGVVRKTALLGADALGRPILHSWLVGFSHSSAAAFCALARLSSQQRNSAASEQHVLALDAEALINPPPSQRAFADGEMRPLASPAQAQREALRRWTIKEAILKASGLGLSHDPATLYAGRAGGRAGCVSLSSGAMYWRLVPCPGHWLCLAGSQVFLQTSPDALRFFWFTASQTQKILEDAM; from the coding sequence ATGAACGCACAAAACGCGGCACAGATACTGATACTCGGCGCGCCTCAGCCTCAGCTTGCGCCGGACGCCCTGCACGCCCTGTGCGCGCGTCTGGAAACAGCGCTCGCGCCCCGGCTTGCGCCGGAACAATGCCACCATATCAGCCGTTTTTCCACCGTATCCGCTACGGGCATGCAGCAGCGCTGTTCCCGTTTGCTGGCCCGGGCCCTGTTGTTTACAGGTCTCGCTTCCGACAGGGGCGATCGCGGCGTGGTCCGTAAAACGGCATTGCTGGGGGCGGATGCCCTCGGACGGCCGATCCTACACAGCTGGCTTGTCGGTTTCAGCCACAGCAGCGCAGCGGCCTTTTGCGCGCTGGCGCGCCTTTCCAGTCAGCAACGGAATTCCGCTGCTTCTGAGCAGCATGTGCTGGCCTTGGACGCCGAAGCGTTGATAAACCCGCCGCCGTCACAGCGCGCTTTTGCGGACGGAGAGATGCGGCCGCTGGCGTCTCCCGCACAGGCGCAACGGGAGGCCCTTCGCCGTTGGACAATTAAGGAAGCCATCCTCAAGGCATCGGGCTTGGGCCTGTCCCACGACCCGGCGACACTGTACGCGGGACGTGCCGGTGGGCGCGCCGGCTGTGTGAGCCTCAGCAGCGGCGCGATGTACTGGCGTCTTGTGCCCTGTCCCGGCCACTGGCTCTGTCTCGCTGGCTCACAGGTATTCCTGCAAACATCGCCTGACGCGCTGCGATTTTTCTGGTTTACCGCATCTCAGACGCAAAAAATTCTGGAAGACGCAATGTAG
- the rplS gene encoding 50S ribosomal protein L19, giving the protein MHVIKKIEMKNMRMDMPAFRSGDTVKVHLRIVEGEKERIQIFQGNVIRIKRGSTNATFTVRKISDGVGVERIFPLNSPFIDHVELVTLGRVRRSRLYYLRALKGKAARIKPRGRF; this is encoded by the coding sequence ATGCATGTCATCAAAAAAATTGAAATGAAAAATATGCGCATGGATATGCCCGCGTTCCGCTCCGGAGACACGGTCAAAGTGCACCTGCGCATTGTGGAAGGCGAAAAAGAACGCATTCAGATATTTCAGGGCAATGTGATACGCATCAAACGCGGTTCCACAAATGCCACGTTCACTGTGCGCAAAATTTCCGACGGTGTAGGCGTGGAGCGTATTTTCCCGCTGAACTCGCCCTTCATTGATCATGTGGAATTGGTCACGCTGGGCCGCGTGCGTCGCAGCCGTCTGTATTATCTGCGCGCTCTCAAGGGCAAGGCGGCGCGCATCAAGCCCCGCGGCCGCTTCTGA
- the smpB gene encoding SsrA-binding protein SmpB: MKNQTSRPVIAVNKKAWHFYELSEFLEAGIALTGPEVKSIRAGKVNFIDSYVEFRQGEAWLVSLHIAPYANAGYAPQNPERARKLLLHAREIAKFAGTVVQKGLTVVPVRVYASHGKIKVEIALGRGKKLHDHRESLKQRAAERDMARETL, translated from the coding sequence ATGAAAAACCAAACATCACGCCCAGTGATTGCCGTCAACAAAAAAGCCTGGCATTTTTATGAGCTTTCCGAATTTCTGGAAGCCGGCATCGCCCTTACCGGCCCGGAAGTGAAAAGCATACGCGCTGGAAAAGTAAATTTTATAGATAGTTATGTTGAATTCCGTCAGGGCGAAGCCTGGCTGGTTTCGCTGCACATAGCCCCTTACGCCAATGCGGGCTATGCGCCGCAGAACCCGGAAAGAGCCCGCAAACTTTTGCTGCACGCTCGTGAAATCGCAAAATTCGCTGGAACTGTTGTCCAGAAAGGACTGACCGTTGTGCCGGTGCGCGTGTATGCCAGCCACGGCAAAATTAAGGTGGAAATCGCCCTCGGGCGGGGCAAAAAATTGCACGACCACCGTGAAAGCCTCAAACAGCGTGCGGCAGAACGGGACATGGCCCGCGAAACGCTCTGA
- a CDS encoding DUF721 domain-containing protein, with the protein MINARPPDTPSAKNAKRDKLDAPVHATPVLHAVLNALGGGPERERLVQLWNNWAMVMGPELTSLALPLGARRDLLLIGAEDAMTMQELHLQIDEILQRVNAFMESRFFSGVNIALLFKKSALCGTRAQSAVPCAYPTEPSNSTGCFLSGMDMASPVTRCYAAFAGYGDGK; encoded by the coding sequence ATGATAAACGCCCGCCCGCCTGACACCCCCTCCGCAAAAAATGCAAAGCGTGACAAACTTGACGCGCCGGTGCACGCAACGCCGGTGCTGCACGCTGTGTTGAACGCCCTTGGCGGCGGCCCGGAACGTGAACGCCTTGTGCAGTTGTGGAACAACTGGGCTATGGTTATGGGGCCGGAACTCACGTCGTTGGCTTTGCCGCTCGGCGCCCGTCGTGACCTGCTTTTGATAGGGGCCGAAGACGCCATGACCATGCAGGAGCTGCATTTGCAGATTGATGAAATTCTGCAGAGAGTAAACGCCTTTATGGAAAGCCGCTTTTTCAGCGGCGTGAACATTGCCCTGTTGTTCAAAAAATCCGCGCTGTGCGGGACGCGCGCGCAGTCCGCCGTGCCCTGTGCGTACCCGACCGAGCCTTCGAACTCCACAGGTTGTTTCTTGTCCGGTATGGACATGGCATCACCCGTGACGCGCTGCTATGCGGCTTTTGCAGGATATGGAGACGGCAAATGA
- a CDS encoding ComEC/Rec2 family competence protein, with amino-acid sequence MRSSGSTGIIFCKGRHCYARIGRHCQPLPLCQVPLRSRQGALACRTPDDVWLYIGLVLLCVGPIARLQSRFSQDMRLRVVDVGQRQALVLRFPGHLRLLLDGGGSASPRFEPGKSLVAPVLTNNDAPYLTAVINSHPDMIIWAVSSIYCSSSA; translated from the coding sequence ATGCGCTCGTCTGGTTCAACGGGCATAATCTTCTGCAAGGGCCGGCACTGTTACGCCCGCATTGGACGGCACTGCCAGCCTTTGCCGCTCTGTCAAGTGCCCTTGCGCTCACGGCAGGGCGCTCTTGCCTGCCGGACGCCGGACGACGTCTGGCTGTACATCGGACTTGTTCTGCTGTGTGTTGGGCCGATTGCGCGCCTGCAATCGCGCTTTTCCCAAGATATGCGCTTGCGCGTTGTGGATGTGGGACAGAGGCAGGCGCTTGTACTGCGCTTTCCGGGTCATCTGCGTCTGTTGCTGGACGGCGGCGGCAGCGCTTCACCCCGGTTTGAGCCCGGCAAGTCGCTCGTTGCGCCGGTATTGACCAACAATGACGCGCCGTACCTGACAGCGGTGATCAACAGTCATCCTGATATGATCATATGGGCGGTCTCATCCATATACTGCAGTAGTTCAGCGTAG
- the trmD gene encoding tRNA (guanosine(37)-N1)-methyltransferase TrmD has product MPRFHLVTLFPEFFDSPLNTALLGQARRTGLVEFSFHNPRDFSANKHRHTDDRPYGGGPGMVMQAEPLARAIRSIPQPGRMALLTPGGRLFTQKFAGEFAAEEDITLICGRYEGLDARLGRLFPLTPVCVGDVVLNGGETAALAVIEAVARLIPGFMGEEESATEESFSSGLLEYPHYTRPEVLENLPVPEILLTGHHARIARWRRDAALAVTLATRPEMLDTAPLTHEDALSLADIPHERPGRNLSFCLLYYPVLLDEKKSGASSLTNLDIHDIARISSSYTMGPFYVVTPLADQQLVLEEILRHWTRGPASVAKPDRAFALAGVRLAASLDGVVAHLRERAGAEPRLVASSASWPVEKNVPPPLTPKDIRDWCADRPVLLCLGTARGLAREALERCEGVMRPLRFLGYNHLSVRSAAAIFADRILGDYR; this is encoded by the coding sequence ATGCCGCGCTTTCATCTGGTGACGCTCTTTCCCGAATTTTTTGATTCGCCGCTCAACACGGCACTGCTGGGGCAGGCGCGCCGGACAGGCCTTGTCGAATTCAGTTTCCACAACCCGCGCGACTTCAGCGCAAACAAGCACCGCCACACAGACGACCGGCCTTACGGCGGCGGCCCCGGTATGGTCATGCAGGCCGAGCCGTTAGCGCGCGCCATACGCTCCATACCGCAGCCTGGGCGCATGGCGCTTCTGACGCCGGGTGGACGCCTCTTTACCCAGAAATTCGCTGGCGAGTTTGCCGCTGAAGAGGATATAACACTGATTTGCGGTCGCTATGAAGGTCTGGACGCCCGTCTTGGCCGGCTTTTCCCCCTCACTCCTGTCTGCGTGGGCGACGTGGTGCTCAACGGCGGCGAAACAGCGGCACTGGCCGTTATTGAAGCTGTGGCGAGGCTCATTCCCGGCTTTATGGGCGAAGAGGAATCTGCTACGGAAGAAAGTTTCTCCAGTGGGCTGCTGGAATACCCCCACTACACCCGTCCGGAAGTGCTGGAGAATCTGCCTGTGCCTGAAATCCTTCTGACAGGGCACCATGCGCGCATTGCACGCTGGCGCCGTGACGCGGCGCTCGCGGTCACGTTGGCGACCCGCCCGGAAATGCTTGACACGGCGCCCCTGACTCATGAAGACGCCCTCTCACTGGCCGATATTCCCCACGAACGGCCGGGCCGCAATCTTTCATTCTGCCTGCTGTACTATCCTGTACTGCTGGATGAAAAAAAATCCGGGGCATCCTCTTTGACAAATCTTGATATTCACGATATAGCTAGAATTTCCAGCAGCTATACAATGGGGCCTTTTTATGTAGTCACGCCGCTGGCAGATCAGCAGCTCGTGCTTGAGGAAATTTTGCGGCACTGGACGCGCGGTCCGGCAAGCGTTGCCAAGCCCGACAGGGCGTTCGCGCTTGCGGGTGTCCGCCTGGCCGCTTCGCTTGACGGAGTTGTCGCGCATTTGCGCGAACGCGCGGGAGCAGAGCCGCGGCTTGTTGCGAGTTCCGCAAGCTGGCCTGTTGAAAAAAATGTGCCGCCGCCGTTGACGCCGAAGGACATCCGCGACTGGTGCGCAGACAGGCCGGTGCTGCTGTGCCTCGGCACGGCGAGGGGTCTTGCGCGTGAAGCGCTTGAGCGTTGCGAAGGCGTGATGCGGCCACTGCGTTTTTTAGGCTATAATCATTTATCGGTGCGTAGCGCAGCGGCTATTTTTGCGGACAGAATTTTGGGCGATTACCGCTGA
- a CDS encoding glutamate-5-semialdehyde dehydrogenase, translating into MVRFGARAKVAARGMGRSAPHDKTLALTYLADLLAGRERDILAANQQDVETAREAGLDTPRLNRLTLTPAIMDEMRAACLHVAQLPDPVGATESQWQRPNGLLVGRMRIPLGVIAMIYEARPNVTIDAAILCIKAGNTVILRGGSEALRSNIALATLLQEALAHAGLPADAAQLVTTTDRAAITALCKLDQYIDVIIPRGGEGLVQAVTEAAVMPVLKHFKGVCHAFIDADVDMDAALNIVFNGKVQRPGVCNALECLLVHKDVAARFLPMAGDRLGAVGVELRACPRALPLLGPEAKLQQPEDKGQEFHDLILAVCVVDSLDEALEYIARYGSNHTEVICTRDHVNALRFLREADASMVAVNASSRFNDGGQLGLGAEIGISTSKLHAYGPMGVQELTTTKFVVLGQGQVRE; encoded by the coding sequence ATGGTGCGTTTCGGTGCGCGGGCAAAGGTCGCGGCGCGGGGTATGGGTAGAAGCGCGCCGCACGACAAAACACTGGCGCTGACATATCTTGCTGACCTGCTTGCTGGTCGGGAGCGGGACATTCTCGCTGCCAATCAGCAGGATGTCGAGACTGCGCGCGAGGCGGGCCTGGACACGCCGCGTCTGAACCGTCTGACGCTGACTCCCGCGATCATGGATGAAATGCGTGCGGCCTGCCTGCATGTGGCGCAGTTGCCTGACCCTGTGGGCGCCACAGAGAGCCAATGGCAGCGGCCGAACGGTTTGCTGGTGGGACGCATGCGCATTCCCCTCGGGGTTATCGCCATGATTTATGAAGCGCGCCCTAATGTTACCATTGACGCCGCCATTCTTTGTATCAAAGCCGGCAATACGGTAATTTTGCGCGGCGGCAGCGAAGCGTTGCGCTCCAACATAGCTTTGGCCACGCTGCTGCAAGAGGCGCTGGCGCACGCGGGACTGCCGGCGGATGCCGCGCAGCTTGTGACCACAACAGATCGCGCGGCCATCACCGCCTTGTGCAAACTTGATCAGTATATTGATGTGATTATTCCGCGCGGCGGCGAAGGCCTTGTGCAGGCGGTGACGGAAGCGGCCGTCATGCCTGTGCTTAAACATTTCAAAGGAGTTTGCCACGCCTTTATTGACGCGGATGTGGATATGGACGCTGCGCTCAACATTGTTTTTAACGGCAAGGTACAGCGGCCGGGCGTGTGCAACGCACTGGAATGTCTTTTGGTGCACAAAGACGTTGCCGCGCGTTTTTTACCCATGGCTGGCGATAGACTGGGCGCTGTGGGGGTTGAGCTGCGCGCATGCCCGCGTGCCCTCCCTCTGTTGGGGCCTGAGGCAAAGCTCCAACAGCCTGAAGACAAGGGACAGGAATTTCATGATCTGATTCTTGCGGTCTGCGTTGTGGACAGTCTGGACGAGGCTCTTGAGTATATAGCGCGTTACGGCTCCAATCATACCGAGGTCATCTGCACGCGCGATCACGTCAACGCACTGCGTTTTTTACGTGAAGCCGACGCATCAATGGTGGCCGTCAACGCCTCAAGCCGTTTTAACGACGGCGGCCAGCTGGGCCTAGGTGCTGAAATCGGCATTTCCACTTCCAAACTGCACGCTTATGGCCCCATGGGAGTACAGGAACTCACCACCACAAAATTTGTGGTGCTGGGGCAGGGGCAGGTGCGGGAATAA
- a CDS encoding ribonuclease HII, which produces MKAVAAGIDEAGRGCLAGPVVACAVILPPGHGISGLADSKALSAKTREVLAPLIKARATAWGLGLVWPRRIDSINILQATFEAMSRAVGALRATPTALLIDGDKTLPSRVLAPHWLAGHHDHCPVQKAIVKGDKTIDAISAASILAKTFRDKLMRSLARRWPGYGFELHKGYGTKAHFAALRRLGPCPQHRLTFRGVAEDTKQTPRRLSLW; this is translated from the coding sequence CTGAAAGCTGTCGCCGCCGGCATTGACGAAGCCGGACGCGGCTGTCTGGCCGGGCCGGTGGTGGCCTGCGCGGTGATATTGCCGCCCGGTCACGGTATCTCCGGTCTTGCTGACTCCAAAGCCCTGAGTGCGAAAACGCGGGAAGTACTCGCCCCACTCATCAAAGCCCGCGCGACAGCTTGGGGTCTCGGCCTTGTCTGGCCAAGACGCATTGACAGCATCAACATACTGCAGGCCACCTTTGAAGCCATGAGCCGGGCTGTGGGCGCACTGCGCGCAACGCCCACGGCACTGCTCATAGACGGCGACAAAACCCTGCCCTCCAGGGTACTAGCCCCGCACTGGCTGGCAGGGCATCATGACCACTGCCCCGTACAAAAAGCCATTGTGAAGGGGGACAAAACAATAGACGCCATTTCCGCGGCATCCATCTTGGCAAAAACGTTCAGAGACAAGCTTATGCGTTCACTCGCCCGTCGCTGGCCGGGCTATGGCTTTGAGTTGCACAAAGGCTACGGCACAAAGGCCCATTTTGCCGCCTTGCGCCGGCTCGGCCCTTGCCCACAACACCGTCTGACGTTCCGCGGCGTTGCGGAAGATACAAAACAGACGCCGCGCCGGCTCTCTTTATGGTGA
- a CDS encoding tetratricopeptide repeat protein encodes MNPQKNQDAEASNLLRDIQSEVGTESAPLMRLILQYAGIIAGVLSLFLLLLTGTAVWRWHSNSANVAAREKLARLTLTGQGDARVRALSEFVATAPEAVRLSAYLTLGQCALEINDYTVAAAAYAEAARQDSDGALGASAMLGEACVLLKAGKYAEAEDILQTVQTRLPDAARTLQLQQLLAEAAEKAGKTALAAAIWQKLAKEIQGLDSDYFLSRAMASMKDTPLPQMKE; translated from the coding sequence ATGAATCCACAAAAGAATCAAGATGCCGAGGCCTCCAATCTGTTGCGCGACATTCAGTCTGAAGTAGGCACGGAAAGCGCACCGCTCATGCGTCTGATACTGCAATATGCCGGAATTATTGCCGGTGTGCTGTCCCTTTTTTTGCTCCTTTTAACGGGAACGGCCGTATGGAGATGGCACAGCAATTCAGCAAACGTTGCGGCAAGAGAGAAACTGGCGCGCCTCACCCTGACAGGCCAAGGAGATGCCCGTGTCAGGGCACTGTCGGAGTTCGTCGCGACAGCGCCTGAAGCAGTGCGGCTTTCCGCGTATCTTACGCTGGGGCAATGCGCCTTGGAAATAAACGATTATACCGTTGCGGCAGCGGCGTATGCAGAGGCTGCCCGGCAGGACAGCGACGGCGCCCTCGGCGCGTCCGCCATGCTCGGAGAAGCCTGCGTGCTGCTGAAGGCCGGGAAATACGCTGAGGCGGAGGATATTCTGCAAACGGTTCAGACACGCCTGCCGGACGCTGCCCGGACGCTGCAACTGCAGCAACTGTTGGCGGAAGCAGCTGAAAAAGCGGGCAAGACGGCACTGGCCGCCGCGATCTGGCAGAAACTGGCAAAAGAAATTCAAGGGCTGGACAGCGACTATTTTCTTTCCAGAGCCATGGCGTCGATGAAGGATACTCCGCTCCCTCAGATGAAAGAATAA
- a CDS encoding ComEC/Rec2 family competence protein, which yields MGDPDSGLRLAVLHPPRKTPCVETPTDGVQSTNDESLVLRLLRRGEGLVLLPGDAGNRVLRRLLDLRANVLIALHHGSDTGFLPDFYKAVQPRLVLASCGFQNSYGHPAASCAWLAQHGIPLLTTAQYGQISVTLPERGPARVSSARAKTD from the coding sequence GTGGGCGATCCGGACAGCGGGCTGCGTCTTGCTGTGCTGCATCCGCCGCGCAAGACCCCCTGCGTGGAAACGCCGACAGACGGCGTGCAGTCCACTAATGACGAGTCTCTGGTGCTGCGTCTGCTTCGCCGTGGCGAAGGCCTTGTGTTGCTGCCGGGCGACGCCGGCAACCGCGTTCTGCGACGTCTGCTGGACCTGCGCGCCAATGTGCTCATTGCGCTGCACCACGGTTCAGACACGGGCTTTCTCCCCGATTTTTACAAAGCCGTTCAGCCTCGTCTGGTGCTGGCATCCTGCGGATTTCAGAACAGCTACGGGCATCCGGCCGCAAGCTGCGCCTGGTTGGCGCAACATGGCATACCTTTGCTCACAACAGCGCAGTATGGACAAATCAGCGTAACCTTGCCGGAGCGCGGCCCCGCGCGCGTCTCCTCAGCACGGGCAAAAACTGATTGA
- a CDS encoding LUD domain-containing protein, with the protein MVNTDNEDARLAGMIAKIHVIMLRKSTIYPDLPSIAQYLRERMAEGETTYTTLVSGPSRTADIERVAAMGVHGPLELHIILLED; encoded by the coding sequence ATGGTGAATACGGATAACGAAGACGCCCGGCTTGCCGGCATGATTGCGAAAATTCACGTCATTATGCTGCGCAAGTCGACGATTTATCCGGATTTGCCATCCATTGCCCAGTATTTGCGCGAACGCATGGCAGAGGGTGAAACTACATACACCACGCTGGTCTCCGGGCCCAGCCGCACCGCCGATATTGAGCGTGTGGCCGCTATGGGCGTGCACGGCCCGCTGGAACTGCACATTATTCTTTTGGAGGACTGA